In the genome of Myroides phaeus, one region contains:
- a CDS encoding TonB-dependent receptor: MKHFLTTTFLFSLFCTTTWAQHTIKGKVTNENNTPIDFAEILLTQPKDVLIKQVFSDENGTFTIEDIPTGDYDFKIVYFGKNLNNQKLSLTESIDLGVIQIKDNNQLDEIVLQAEKKLIERKVDRLVFNTANSISSQGMNAIEALTNTPLVKVVDDKVSIVGKSGVTIMVDDRPLYLSGDALTNYLKTLRSDDIERIEVITSPPARYEASGNSGMINIVLKKNKTMGLYGTASGSYSYNNNPSYNANGSVNFQNKKWSIMLKANGNDSHYQSENNYTYTEATKGMASNSDWNSKYKSVGGNLTTNYQITDNALVGVTYDITRMTNDSKRHNKTIYSTYPQAVIDSTITSLSSGDSKNYYHTLNTFFDQKLDTLGSKLSLGVNYFANIPDNTNTIVDYNAISAISNQMYYTNKLDYNVWSATADLSYKLKWADVEIGGKYTNYDNKATVNYYNWKNDDYVLDNKKSNRFNYAEDNYAAYFSLSKKLSDKWQVKGGLRYEQTEVKGHLLDTDEKFTKSYGKWFPTAYISFDPNDNHSFSFNYAKRINRPYSNILNPFRYYENKYSYNSGNPELSPAITNNFELNYVFNSTLSFTLNYSKLTDSFDQLATFENGIMASTYYNMLNQESYGIDASYSNKILPWWETNTGTNYYYAIAYYRAQEASQVPQNGPTFSYYSQNTFNVNNAKTIKLFLNWYHQLPNKEDNTRYNSYKTLSTGAKFALLDKKLNINVTLSDIFNTGKSSGTMYYENNTQTFANKWNSRRLNLSASYSFGNSSNKKQIKEARFEDKNRSN; the protein is encoded by the coding sequence TTAACACAGCCGAAGGACGTATTGATTAAACAAGTATTCTCTGATGAGAATGGAACCTTTACAATAGAAGATATCCCTACAGGTGATTATGATTTTAAAATTGTGTACTTCGGCAAAAACCTCAACAATCAAAAATTATCATTGACAGAGAGTATTGATTTGGGGGTAATTCAAATTAAAGATAATAACCAATTAGACGAAATTGTTTTACAGGCAGAGAAAAAGCTGATCGAACGCAAAGTGGATCGTCTTGTATTCAATACAGCTAATAGTATTTCATCTCAAGGTATGAATGCTATTGAAGCATTGACCAACACCCCACTTGTAAAAGTAGTAGATGATAAAGTGAGTATTGTTGGTAAAAGTGGCGTTACAATTATGGTAGATGATAGACCGCTATACTTATCAGGCGATGCATTAACTAACTATTTAAAAACATTGCGCTCTGATGATATCGAGCGTATTGAAGTGATTACTTCTCCCCCTGCCAGATATGAAGCATCTGGTAATAGCGGAATGATAAACATTGTGTTGAAAAAAAATAAGACAATGGGATTATATGGTACTGCAAGTGGTTCGTATTCCTATAATAACAATCCAAGCTATAATGCAAATGGGAGTGTAAACTTTCAAAATAAAAAGTGGAGTATAATGTTGAAGGCTAATGGTAATGACAGCCACTACCAATCTGAAAACAATTACACCTATACAGAAGCGACAAAAGGGATGGCTTCTAACTCAGATTGGAATTCGAAATACAAATCTGTTGGTGGAAACTTAACTACGAATTACCAAATTACAGACAATGCGTTAGTTGGTGTAACATACGACATCACACGTATGACAAACGACTCTAAGCGTCATAACAAGACTATTTATAGCACATACCCTCAAGCTGTCATTGATTCAACAATAACATCATTGAGCAGTGGTGATTCGAAAAACTATTATCACACACTAAATACCTTCTTTGACCAGAAGTTAGACACCTTAGGTAGTAAGTTGTCTTTAGGAGTAAATTATTTTGCTAATATTCCAGACAACACAAACACAATTGTGGACTATAACGCTATAAGTGCTATTAGTAATCAAATGTATTACACAAATAAACTTGACTATAATGTATGGAGTGCTACTGCTGATTTGTCTTACAAACTAAAATGGGCTGATGTTGAAATAGGTGGTAAATACACAAATTACGACAACAAGGCAACTGTAAATTATTACAATTGGAAGAACGATGACTATGTTTTAGACAACAAAAAGAGCAATCGCTTTAACTATGCAGAAGATAATTATGCTGCTTATTTCAGCTTAAGCAAAAAGTTAAGTGACAAATGGCAAGTAAAAGGAGGTCTGCGCTATGAACAAACAGAAGTAAAAGGTCATTTGTTAGATACAGATGAAAAGTTTACGAAGTCTTATGGTAAATGGTTCCCTACAGCCTATATATCATTTGACCCTAATGACAATCACTCATTTAGTTTTAATTACGCAAAACGTATCAATAGACCGTATTCTAACATTCTAAATCCGTTTAGATATTATGAGAACAAATATTCATACAACAGTGGTAACCCTGAATTAAGTCCTGCTATTACAAACAATTTTGAATTAAACTATGTATTCAATAGCACGCTGTCATTCACGCTAAACTATAGCAAATTGACAGATTCATTTGATCAATTAGCAACATTTGAAAATGGAATAATGGCTTCTACATATTACAATATGCTTAACCAGGAAAGTTATGGTATTGATGCGTCTTATAGTAATAAAATACTGCCTTGGTGGGAAACTAATACAGGTACGAACTATTACTATGCTATTGCGTACTATAGAGCACAGGAAGCATCACAAGTACCTCAGAATGGACCAACTTTTAGCTATTACTCACAAAACACATTTAATGTAAATAACGCTAAAACAATAAAACTATTCTTAAACTGGTATCACCAACTTCCGAATAAAGAAGACAACACAAGATATAATAGTTACAAAACATTATCTACAGGAGCTAAGTTTGCTCTATTAGATAAAAAGCTTAATATAAACGTAACCCTTTCTGATATATTCAACACAGGAAAATCAAGTGGAACAATGTATTATGAAAACAATACACAAACATTTGCTAACAAATGGAATTCAAGAAGACTAAACCTTAGTGCTTCGTATTCTTTTGGAAATAGCAGCAATAAAAAACAAATAAAAGAAGCTCGCTTCGAAGATAAAAACAGAAGTAATTAG
- a CDS encoding DEAD/DEAH box helicase family protein — protein MKEFPSHIGFKYTWRSYQQKVLDQLSQHLSDDKLHIVAPPGSGKTVLGLEVMLRLNKPTLILAPTLAVRNQWVERFCELFLQVDEVPDWISRDLYNPQFLTVSTYQGLHATFNNLKEEEEVLEEEEIERTVSYGNRNGDTIIQLLKEAGISTIIVDEAHHLKKEWWKSLDFLEQKLSPTVVGLTATPPYDVTGFEWNRYISLNGPIDEEIFVPELIGQGDLCPHQDYIYFSMPELHEREAILEIRNNVHEIYTKLRQNEELIVDLEQTPVYQKPMEYLDWIYENLANYMACLVLINDFRGTVPSVHLEILGDEETTVPILTYEWMEKALNFYCFRGKIFFEDIEGYEERVEKIINRLRRYGAMEHRQIRFGNSKKENALLNASVNKLSSILDIVNFEHQCLQDQLRLVVLADYIRKEYHVQKEINDSTLSKVGVVSIFEHLRRNAPNITKLGVLTGSLVIIPISAKERLVTLMQERNIKEVAILPVAYDSSYIEISIREHFKNDVIHLITRLFEEGEIKVLVGTKALLGEGWDAPAINALILASVVGSYVSSNQMRGRAIRTERNNPTKTANIWHLVCLDPDVEHGGNDRNVLSRRFRGFVGISNHEEEEQVVISNGTQRLLLPYSLQSYEEIEEQNKRTFEQAKNREALYSRWNEGIAKGTDLVHTIKVPFIPSQDNRTLESVKAFYTHKTIANALFSLGVLIGTFLINQFYFLMLNVVIWGDMNKEGFLFWLFNTFFMGVFLKFGKKAYRNYKIARKYRDISLDVLNIATALLETLCKFELIATPKEEIEIISRIDVFGSIYCVVKGTTVLEGNLFVSCLNEILAPIDNPRYVIERRSFLAHADSYSDFHAVPECLGMNRKMVDYFAGRWAKYVGPTRIVYTRTPEGRSELLSCRVDALSNQLADNGIREENVWV, from the coding sequence GTGAAAGAGTTTCCCTCCCATATTGGTTTTAAATATACTTGGCGTAGTTATCAACAAAAGGTGTTAGACCAGTTAAGCCAACATTTAAGCGATGATAAACTTCATATCGTCGCTCCTCCTGGTTCTGGGAAAACAGTACTTGGGCTTGAAGTAATGTTGCGATTAAATAAACCAACCTTAATTTTAGCTCCTACATTGGCTGTTCGTAATCAATGGGTAGAACGCTTTTGTGAGTTGTTTTTACAAGTTGATGAGGTGCCTGATTGGATATCTCGTGATTTATACAATCCACAGTTTTTAACGGTTTCAACTTATCAAGGACTTCACGCTACTTTCAACAACCTAAAAGAGGAGGAAGAGGTATTAGAAGAGGAAGAAATAGAAAGAACCGTTTCTTACGGTAATAGGAATGGGGATACCATTATTCAATTACTAAAAGAGGCAGGTATTTCTACTATCATTGTAGATGAAGCACATCATTTGAAAAAGGAATGGTGGAAGTCTTTAGATTTTTTAGAACAGAAATTATCGCCAACTGTTGTTGGACTTACGGCAACGCCTCCTTATGATGTTACTGGGTTTGAGTGGAATCGTTATATCTCATTAAACGGACCAATTGATGAAGAGATTTTTGTTCCGGAATTAATTGGACAAGGAGATTTGTGTCCTCATCAGGACTATATTTATTTTAGTATGCCTGAATTACACGAAAGAGAGGCTATACTTGAAATACGAAACAATGTTCACGAGATTTATACTAAGTTACGTCAGAATGAAGAGTTAATTGTAGATTTAGAACAAACACCTGTTTATCAAAAACCAATGGAGTATCTCGATTGGATATATGAGAACCTTGCGAACTATATGGCGTGTTTGGTATTAATAAACGATTTTAGGGGAACGGTGCCATCTGTACATTTAGAGATTTTAGGAGATGAAGAAACGACTGTTCCTATCCTGACATATGAATGGATGGAAAAGGCTTTAAACTTTTATTGTTTTAGGGGAAAGATCTTTTTTGAAGACATTGAAGGATATGAAGAAAGGGTTGAGAAGATAATTAATAGACTTCGTCGTTATGGAGCGATGGAGCATCGACAAATACGTTTTGGAAATAGCAAAAAAGAGAACGCACTACTCAATGCGAGTGTCAATAAGCTGAGTAGTATTTTAGACATCGTTAATTTTGAGCACCAATGTTTGCAAGATCAATTGCGCTTAGTAGTCTTAGCGGATTATATACGCAAGGAGTACCACGTTCAGAAAGAAATAAATGACAGTACCTTGAGTAAAGTAGGTGTTGTGTCAATTTTTGAACATTTGAGAAGAAATGCGCCTAATATTACTAAATTGGGAGTACTAACAGGATCATTAGTGATCATTCCTATTTCAGCGAAGGAGCGACTTGTAACGTTAATGCAAGAGAGAAATATAAAGGAAGTCGCCATACTTCCTGTAGCCTATGATAGTTCTTATATTGAAATAAGTATTAGAGAACATTTTAAGAATGATGTAATTCATCTTATTACTCGGCTTTTTGAAGAAGGGGAAATAAAAGTATTAGTAGGTACCAAAGCTCTTTTAGGGGAAGGATGGGATGCTCCTGCAATTAATGCGCTTATCCTTGCCAGTGTTGTAGGCTCATACGTTTCTTCTAATCAAATGAGGGGCCGTGCTATTCGTACTGAACGTAATAATCCTACAAAGACAGCAAATATTTGGCATTTAGTCTGCTTAGATCCGGATGTAGAACACGGAGGAAATGATAGAAATGTCTTGTCACGTCGTTTTCGTGGCTTTGTTGGAATATCAAATCACGAGGAAGAAGAGCAAGTTGTTATTAGCAATGGTACACAGCGATTGTTATTGCCTTATTCTTTACAATCGTATGAAGAGATAGAGGAACAGAATAAAAGAACATTTGAACAAGCAAAGAATAGGGAGGCACTATACAGCCGATGGAATGAGGGAATCGCAAAGGGAACGGATTTAGTACATACGATTAAAGTGCCTTTTATACCTTCTCAGGACAATCGCACCTTAGAGAGTGTGAAAGCTTTTTATACTCATAAAACAATTGCGAATGCACTATTCTCTTTAGGTGTATTAATAGGTACTTTCTTGATTAACCAGTTTTATTTTTTAATGTTAAATGTGGTTATTTGGGGAGATATGAACAAAGAAGGCTTCTTGTTTTGGTTATTCAACACGTTCTTTATGGGAGTGTTTTTAAAGTTTGGTAAGAAGGCTTATAGAAATTATAAGATTGCCAGAAAGTATAGAGATATTAGTTTAGATGTACTCAATATTGCAACTGCTTTATTAGAGACATTGTGTAAGTTTGAATTAATTGCAACACCTAAAGAAGAAATAGAGATTATCAGTAGAATTGATGTGTTTGGCAGTATCTATTGTGTTGTAAAAGGAACCACAGTGTTAGAAGGTAATTTATTCGTTAGCTGTTTAAATGAGATATTAGCTCCAATAGATAATCCACGTTATGTAATCGAAAGACGTTCTTTTTTAGCTCACGCAGATAGTTACTCTGATTTTCACGCAGTGCCAGAATGTTTGGGAATGAATAGAAAGATGGTAGATTACTTTGCTGGAAGATGGGCAAAGTACGTTGGTCCAACGCGCATTGTTTATACGCGAACACCTGAAGGTAGAAGCGAATTACTTAGTTGTCGAGTTGATGCTTTGTCAAATCAGTTAGCTGATAATGGAATACGAGAAGAGAATGTGTGGGTATAA
- a CDS encoding 2-hydroxyacid dehydrogenase — protein MKIAFFSAQPYDITFFNKENKSFGFELEYFDTGLEEQTVNLITEGTDTVCVFVNDKVDAEVIKKLAKKNVKYIALRCAGFNNVDLEEAHKHNIKVCRVPAYSPEAVAEHTLALLFTLNRKIHKAYNRVREQNYSLNGLLGTNIYKKTVGIVGTGNIGAVFCRMMKALGTEVLAYDIYENEELKKEGIKYVSLDEIYAKSDIISLHCPLTPDTMHLINENTIAKMKDGVFLINTSRGKLIESHAAIQALRAKKIGALAIDVYEQEEKVFFRDLSETILEDERLQLLTSFPNVIVTAHQAFFTDEALSQISYITLDNLKQLSTKGAIEGRVAEL, from the coding sequence ATGAAAATTGCTTTCTTTTCAGCGCAGCCTTATGATATTACTTTCTTCAATAAAGAGAACAAAAGTTTCGGTTTTGAGTTAGAATATTTTGATACAGGATTAGAAGAACAAACAGTAAATCTTATTACTGAAGGTACGGATACTGTATGTGTATTCGTTAATGATAAAGTAGATGCTGAGGTTATTAAAAAATTAGCAAAGAAGAATGTGAAGTACATTGCTTTGCGTTGTGCTGGTTTTAATAATGTTGACCTTGAAGAGGCACATAAGCACAATATCAAAGTTTGTAGAGTACCTGCATATTCTCCTGAAGCAGTAGCTGAGCATACATTAGCTTTATTGTTTACATTGAATAGAAAAATTCACAAAGCATACAACCGTGTACGTGAACAAAACTATTCTTTGAATGGACTATTAGGAACAAATATTTACAAAAAAACAGTAGGTATTGTTGGTACAGGTAATATTGGAGCTGTATTCTGTAGAATGATGAAAGCTTTAGGAACAGAAGTGTTGGCTTATGATATTTATGAGAATGAAGAATTGAAAAAAGAAGGTATCAAATATGTTAGCTTAGACGAGATTTACGCTAAATCTGATATTATTTCTTTACACTGTCCTTTGACTCCTGATACAATGCATTTGATTAACGAAAACACTATAGCTAAGATGAAAGATGGTGTGTTCTTGATAAACACAAGTAGAGGAAAACTTATTGAATCACACGCGGCTATCCAAGCTTTGCGTGCAAAGAAAATAGGTGCTTTAGCTATTGACGTATATGAACAAGAGGAGAAGGTTTTTTTCCGCGACTTGTCTGAAACTATCTTAGAAGATGAGAGATTGCAGTTGTTAACATCATTCCCGAATGTAATTGTAACAGCTCACCAAGCTTTCTTTACAGATGAGGCATTATCTCAAATATCTTATATTACATTAGACAATTTAAAACAGTTATCTACTAAAGGAGCAATCGAAGGTAGAGTGGCTGAACTATAA